In Chlorocebus sabaeus isolate Y175 chromosome 9, mChlSab1.0.hap1, whole genome shotgun sequence, the genomic stretch AGTCTTGTTCTAGAACCCAAGGGGCTTGGGTTTTTATTCTCCCACTGGTTCACCATCTTGAAAACTCTGACATCACAGGATCTCCTAGATCATATGAACCAAGCACAGAGCCACTTCTACCACAGCCTGCACCGGCTGCAGATGACTTTTCTGCTCTGGGCCAGATTAAAACTGGCAGCCTTGAAGGGAAGCAGAAATCCAAAATGTCTTTAAGATGGGTTTAAAGTTGTGTTgttcaatacagtagccactaccCCCATGTgtctactgagcacttgaaatgtggcttgtGACAAATGTTGACACCATAATACAATTATGTTCGCAGCCGCCACCGCGCCACCGTCGCTCTCCAACGCCAGCACCGCCTCTCACTCGCCGATCTCCAGCCGAAGGAGAAGGGGGGTAAGTAAGGATGTCTCTGTACCATGGCTCGTACAAAGCAGACTGCCCGCAAATCGACCGGTGGTAAAGCACCCAGGAAGCAACTGGCTACAAAAGCCGCTCGTAAGAGTGCGCCGTCTACTGGAGGGGTGACGAAAGCTCATCGTTACAGGCCTGGTACTGTGGCGCTCCGTGAAATTAGAAGTTATCAGAAGTCCACTGAACTTCTGATTCGCAAACTTCCTTTCCAGCGTCTGATGCGAGAAATTGCTCAGGATTTTAAAGTAGATCTGCGCTTCCAGAGCGCAGCTATCGGTGCTTTGCAGGAGGCAAGTGAGGCCTATCTGGTTGGCCTTTTTGAAGACACCAACCGGTGTGCTATCCATGCCAAATGTGTAACAATTATGCCAAAAGACATCCAGCTAGCACGCTGTATACGTGGAGAACGTGCTTAAGAATCCACTATGATGGAAAAcatttcattctcaaaaaaaaaaaaaaaaaaaattcttcctgttATTGGTGGTTCTGAACGttagatattttttttccatGGGGTCAAAAGGTACCTAAGTACATGATTGCGAGTGGAAAAATAGGGGACAGAAATCAAGTATTGgcagtttttccattttcattgggtgtgaatttttaatataaatgcagAGGCATAAAGCATTAATGCAAGTTAAAATGTTTCAGTGAACAAGTTTCAGCAGTTCAACTttctaataattataaataaacctgTTAAATTTTTCTGGACAATGCCAGCATTTAGATTTTGTTAAAACAGGTAAATTTTTTATTGATGGCAACTAAATGGTGTTTGTAGCATTTTTATCATACAGTAGATTCTATCCATTCACTATACTTTTCTGAGTTGTCCTACATGCAAGTACATGTTTTTAATGTTGTCTGTCTTCTGTGCTGTTCCTGTAAGTTTgctattaaaatactttatttaaaaaaaaaaaagaaatgagaatactTTGGATATATagcattatataaaatgtattattggctaggcatggtggctcacacttgtgatgtcagcactctgggaggctgaggtgggctaatcgcttgagcccaggagctcaagatcaccctgggcaacatagcgaaaccccatctctatttaaaaatataaaaattatatttttttatataatttccaaaacggaagggatccaaaataaataaaacttatatatatttatatatatatatataactgttgAGAGCAATTTGTGATTTGGCCTATTTTTTTGTGCATGTGTATAactacaggcatggtggcttatgcctgtagtcccaactactcaggagactgaggtgggaggatcacttgagaccaggtcaaggaagccatgattgtgccactgcactccagcctggatgacagagcaagaccttgtctcaaaaaaataacaaagagcattattggccaggcatggtggctcatacttgtaatcccagcactttgggggccaaggtgggtggatcacaaggtcaggagttcgagaccagcctggccaacacagtgaaaccccttctctactaaaaatacaaaaattagcagggcatagtggtgcgtgcctgtaatcccagctacttgggagactaaggcaggagaatggcttgaacccgggaggtggaggttgcagtgagccaagattgtgccactgtactccagcctgggcaacagagctagattccgtctcaaaaaaaaaaaaaaaaaaaagtattattacaattaattttacctgcttttctcttttcacaTTGCTACTAgagaattttaaattacattcatGCCTTGCATCATACTTCTATTTGACAGCAATGAAGCAGCAATCACCCATTTACAGATTTACCTAGCTTGTGGACTATCTGCCACTTGTGAGGTACTGAGCTGAGTGCCCAGgagaaaaagctgaaaaaagacaaaggatCAGCTCTCATGGAAGCTTCTTTCCTTTCAGGAGATGAGTGATTAGTGTCTTGTGTGATGCATGCCAAGAAGGATGTGTCCCTTGGGTATGGGAGCATAGGAGAGTGGCATCCAAGTCATGCTGGGCAGTCAGGAAGCCTGTCTGGAGGAGGGGGTGGCTCAATCTCGAAAGACCACAGAACTTTATTAAACGTTAAGTAATCCAGAGGTGCAGGAAGAGCATACCAAGTCAGAGAAAACAGCTTGACCAAAGTCTGCATGACTCTGGCTGACTTTTTCCTTTTCAGGAAATTTTCTGAAAGCTTAGTAATCAAAGATGGCTACAGAGTTAGACTGTTCCTTCCaatcttctttccttttagaggaagcatgaaagaaaaacaatcagaTAAATATGGTAGGCATGAAGCACAAAAAAATAGGCCAAATCACAAATTGCACTCaacagttttttttgtgtgtatatatatttttttttctttttttttcttttctttttttttttttttttttttgagacagtctcactctgttgcccaggctggagtgcagtgatgcgatctcgcctcactgcaacctctacctcccaggttcaagtgattctcctgcctcagcctccggagtagctggaactgcaggcatgcaccactacacccagcaaacttttgtatttttagtagagacagggtttcaccatgttggccaaactggtctgaaactcctgacctcaagtgatccacccgcttcagcctcccaaagtgctgggattacaggcgtgggccaccacacctggcaaagcAGTAAATATTTGTATGTGCCAGATGCTGGGGGCCAAAGGGAAGGGCTTCTTTGCCACATCACACAGCTTGCACTTAGGGGTGGTAATGCTGACAATTCTGTTTCATATATTCAATCAGGAAATGAACTCCTCGTACAGGCTATATTGAATAGTAATAATGGTCACCTGAAGTTTTTGGTGTTTGGCCTCCCCTGGAAGCAAGATATCTGTATGAAAGACCCACACCTAAGAAGTAATACTGACAAATGTCAGACATTTGATTGGCACAGTATCTGAGGAGAGGGATTAGAGAAAGTTCTAAGAATCTATGACTCATCTATTCTGTACAATCAAAATCCAAATCATAACTGTTAATGTCTTTG encodes the following:
- the LOC103216306 gene encoding histone H3.3A-like, whose product is MARTKQTARKSTGGKAPRKQLATKAARKSAPSTGGVTKAHRYRPGTVALREIRSYQKSTELLIRKLPFQRLMREIAQDFKVDLRFQSAAIGALQEASEAYLVGLFEDTNRCAIHAKCVTIMPKDIQLARCIRGERA